A genomic region of Papaver somniferum cultivar HN1 chromosome 7, ASM357369v1, whole genome shotgun sequence contains the following coding sequences:
- the LOC113293547 gene encoding uncharacterized protein LOC113293547 isoform X1, translated as MEKPWFEDHLSESKKAHKKRQKKNRKEKARARLQKFQIEEEANEITTSGPIAEEVEIRKLEHDPSSNSTCASISEEDLEELMISIKKDPYLKPILEDIEIGGPIVMMRGFQKLAQAMGFGVLGDNVSPVEDSAASNADAEDYTAK; from the exons ATGGAGAAGCCATGGTTTGAAGATCATCTCAG TGAGAGTAAAAAAGCTCACAAAAAAAGGCAAAAGAAGAACAGAAAGGAAAAGGCTAGAGCTAGATTACAGAAATTCCAAATTGAGGAAGAGGCTAATGAAATCACTACATCAGG CCCTATCGCAGAAGAAGTTGAGATTCGTAAGCTCGAGCACGACCCTTCCTCAAACAGTACTTGTGCATCTATCTCCGAAGAAGATCTCGAAGAACTGATGATTTCCATCAAGAAAGATCCATATTTGAAACCTATTTTAGAAGATATTGAGATTGGTGGTCCAATCGTAATGATGAG AGGTTTTCAGAAGTTGGCGCAGGCTATGGGTTTTGGAGTTTTAGGAGACAATGTTAGTCCGGTTGAAGATAGTGCTGCATCAAATGCTGATGCAGAAGATTATACTGCCAAATAG
- the LOC113293547 gene encoding uncharacterized protein LOC113293547 isoform X2, producing MEKPWFEDHLSESKKAHKKRQKKNRKEKARARLQKFQIEEEANEITTSGPIAEEVEIRKLEHDPSSNSTCASISEEDLEELMISIKKDPYLKPILEDIEIGGPIVMMRSWRRLWVLEF from the exons ATGGAGAAGCCATGGTTTGAAGATCATCTCAG TGAGAGTAAAAAAGCTCACAAAAAAAGGCAAAAGAAGAACAGAAAGGAAAAGGCTAGAGCTAGATTACAGAAATTCCAAATTGAGGAAGAGGCTAATGAAATCACTACATCAGG CCCTATCGCAGAAGAAGTTGAGATTCGTAAGCTCGAGCACGACCCTTCCTCAAACAGTACTTGTGCATCTATCTCCGAAGAAGATCTCGAAGAACTGATGATTTCCATCAAGAAAGATCCATATTTGAAACCTATTTTAGAAGATATTGAGATTGGTGGTCCAATCGTAATGATGAG AAGTTGGCGCAGGCTATGGGTTTTGGAGTTTTAG
- the LOC113293547 gene encoding uncharacterized protein LOC113293547 isoform X3, whose protein sequence is MEKPWFEDHLSESKKAHKKRQKKNRKEKARARLQKFQIEEEANEITTSGPIAEEVEIRKLEHDPSSNSTCASISEEDLEELMISIKKDPYLKPILEDIEIGGPIVMMST, encoded by the exons ATGGAGAAGCCATGGTTTGAAGATCATCTCAG TGAGAGTAAAAAAGCTCACAAAAAAAGGCAAAAGAAGAACAGAAAGGAAAAGGCTAGAGCTAGATTACAGAAATTCCAAATTGAGGAAGAGGCTAATGAAATCACTACATCAGG CCCTATCGCAGAAGAAGTTGAGATTCGTAAGCTCGAGCACGACCCTTCCTCAAACAGTACTTGTGCATCTATCTCCGAAGAAGATCTCGAAGAACTGATGATTTCCATCAAGAAAGATCCATATTTGAAACCTATTTTAGAAGATATTGAGATTGGTGGTCCAATCGTAATGATGAG TACTTGA